From the genome of Pseudomonadota bacterium, one region includes:
- a CDS encoding electron transfer flavoprotein subunit beta/FixA family protein codes for MKILVTAKRVPDPEQKVKIKDGALDLSGANFIVNPFDEYAVEAALRLTEKIDGATTRCGEVTVLGIGPKDMSQQLRSCLAMGADRALLVEGSDEGLDSEQVARVVAAVFQREQPDLLLLGKQTVDGESNQVAQLVAGYLGLPQACFACTIEASADGKSVTVGREVDGGTETKRLPLPAVVTVDLRIVLPQSVRNQQTPAAHAYAEGPRYASLKGIMAAKKKPFDQLDLAALGLTPTPRVKLLMLEAPAQRQAGVKLESVDALLDKLRNEAKVI; via the coding sequence GTGAAGATATTGGTGACCGCCAAGCGAGTTCCGGACCCAGAGCAGAAGGTCAAGATCAAGGATGGCGCACTCGACCTCTCGGGAGCCAACTTCATCGTCAACCCCTTCGACGAGTACGCGGTCGAGGCGGCGCTGCGCCTGACCGAGAAGATCGACGGCGCCACCACGCGTTGCGGCGAGGTGACGGTGCTCGGCATCGGCCCCAAGGACATGAGCCAGCAGCTCCGTAGCTGCCTGGCGATGGGTGCCGACCGCGCGTTGCTGGTCGAGGGCAGCGATGAGGGTCTCGACAGCGAGCAGGTGGCGCGCGTCGTCGCGGCCGTCTTCCAGCGCGAGCAGCCAGACCTGCTGCTCCTCGGCAAGCAGACGGTGGACGGCGAGAGCAATCAGGTGGCCCAGCTCGTCGCGGGCTACCTCGGCCTGCCGCAGGCCTGCTTCGCCTGTACGATCGAGGCCAGCGCCGACGGAAAGAGCGTGACCGTCGGCCGTGAGGTCGATGGCGGCACAGAGACCAAGCGGCTGCCGCTGCCGGCCGTGGTCACGGTGGACCTGCGGATCGTGCTCCCGCAGTCGGTCCGCAACCAGCAGACGCCGGCCGCGCATGCCTATGCCGAGGGGCCGCGCTACGCCTCGCTCAAGGGCATCATGGCCGCCAAGAAGAAGCCCTTCGATCAGCTCGACCTTGCAGCCCTCGGCCTGACGCCGACCCCGCGGGTCAAGCTGCTGATGCTCGAGGCCCCGGCGCAGCGCCAGGCGGGCGTCAAGCTGGAGTCCGTCGACGCTTTGCTCGACAAGCTCCGCAACGAAGCCAAGGTCATCTGA
- a CDS encoding FG-GAP repeat protein, with translation MAQRLRATAALGLLSVALLACSDDAFPPPNDAAIDPVGDSRVADARRDGEAERDGAGCSLTVVTINGTPVASVNQIGPQLDRDAARNGIQLDVEVRASGAPTGRAISLGVTGLDPAPQADLATGSLASFFGVTISDEVRLLDLAPRAAGCRGEVVRLNVQHQPRCLIAQPAAGAILTTADDRINRAPGTGTFDGTFNYDVIVTTEHAASGSAVALSIGSAAQQSVVTDASQEAHFGVVLSPGRNTLRATVSAGGLLGTCEAEASVVVSGPVCNIVGFSGGAVATAQLGAGLGPAQDLNGDVGDGVQTALRVETDSTAGSIVLQSGGVSLATLTPSDGHASFPLDLTAEQSYFFRAICRNATNGNASESPGFKAFVDLTPPPAVTDLACRVASGRRGLLDCDWTSVQDQGSGVTKYLVRYRPNGPLDAASFDGPSTLALSPDPDAVPIGEQQRVGLSGLSLGTPYAVAVKAIDAVGNVSPLSNLPPASLVDFRLQELRGSTGSKFGTPIAVGDFNCDGFTDMAVGLFEATVDGLSKAGEVQLYFSNGTNFPGTFSKRISGTQANGGFGVLLSALDYDGDHCSDLAVKASGHGGGRGQVYLYRGRPFWNSDRADVGDGIGAEIIFHLPSAAAATERLAIGLGAADLDGDGRDDLAMSHWITDGPRWSTVALAYGEADVPLMEGSLAPRQRELPADADLLLSGGSFGGLFGGRIVRGGRLNDDRFGDLLIAASTEQEEGVQRGALYVLLGAARGTPPEQLALTDANRVLRIGGSAAEGNSLFGRLLSAVGDVDGDGVNEFAASDPLLGGGAGAVYLFSLQPSVPTSVAQAEAVIRSDLVPAANNNFGIWMAEGIVPGHPNGVDLNGDGLADLLVGMVREGATAVGSARLFFGSRAGLAGRLASNADRVFRPVSGGTTGFSNPNTFLGDINGDGFPDLVIGEWTYDSNRGRIFVYY, from the coding sequence ATGGCGCAGCGACTGAGGGCTACGGCGGCACTGGGTCTTCTATCGGTCGCCCTGCTGGCCTGCAGCGACGACGCCTTTCCGCCGCCCAATGATGCGGCGATCGATCCCGTCGGCGACAGCCGCGTCGCGGACGCGCGCCGCGACGGCGAGGCGGAGCGCGACGGCGCGGGCTGCAGCCTGACGGTGGTCACGATCAACGGGACGCCCGTGGCCTCGGTCAACCAGATCGGGCCGCAGCTCGACCGTGATGCGGCGCGCAACGGGATCCAGCTCGACGTCGAGGTCCGGGCCTCGGGAGCGCCGACCGGGCGAGCGATCAGCCTCGGCGTCACGGGGCTCGATCCGGCGCCCCAGGCAGACCTCGCCACGGGTAGCCTGGCCTCCTTCTTCGGCGTCACGATCAGCGACGAGGTCAGGCTGCTCGACCTCGCGCCGCGCGCGGCGGGCTGCCGCGGCGAAGTCGTGCGGCTCAACGTCCAGCACCAGCCCCGCTGCCTGATCGCCCAACCGGCAGCCGGCGCGATCCTCACCACCGCCGACGACCGCATCAACCGCGCGCCCGGGACCGGTACCTTCGATGGCACGTTCAACTACGACGTCATCGTCACCACCGAGCACGCGGCCTCCGGCAGCGCCGTGGCCCTCTCCATCGGCTCGGCAGCCCAGCAAAGCGTCGTCACCGACGCTAGCCAAGAGGCACACTTCGGCGTCGTGCTCAGCCCCGGGCGCAACACGCTCCGCGCCACGGTCAGCGCGGGTGGCCTGCTCGGCACCTGCGAGGCCGAGGCCTCGGTGGTGGTCTCGGGCCCAGTCTGTAACATCGTCGGCTTCTCGGGCGGCGCAGTGGCGACCGCGCAGCTCGGCGCCGGTCTGGGCCCGGCCCAGGATCTAAACGGCGACGTCGGTGACGGGGTCCAGACCGCCCTGCGCGTCGAAACCGACAGCACCGCCGGAAGCATCGTGCTGCAAAGCGGTGGCGTCTCGCTCGCCACCCTGACGCCCAGCGACGGTCACGCAAGCTTCCCGCTCGACCTGACCGCCGAGCAGTCGTATTTCTTCCGCGCGATCTGCCGCAACGCCACCAACGGCAACGCCAGCGAGAGCCCGGGGTTCAAGGCCTTCGTCGACCTGACTCCGCCACCCGCGGTCACCGACCTGGCCTGCCGGGTGGCGAGCGGCCGCCGCGGCCTGCTCGACTGCGATTGGACCAGTGTGCAAGACCAGGGCAGCGGCGTCACCAAGTACCTGGTGCGCTATCGACCAAACGGCCCCCTCGACGCCGCCAGCTTCGATGGGCCTAGCACCCTGGCGCTCAGCCCTGACCCCGACGCCGTCCCCATCGGCGAGCAGCAGCGCGTTGGGCTGAGCGGTCTGTCCCTCGGCACGCCCTACGCCGTGGCGGTGAAGGCGATCGACGCCGTCGGTAACGTTTCGCCCCTTTCCAACCTGCCGCCGGCCTCGCTGGTGGATTTCCGTCTGCAGGAGCTCCGCGGCTCGACCGGATCGAAGTTTGGCACCCCGATCGCCGTGGGTGACTTCAACTGCGACGGCTTCACCGACATGGCCGTCGGCCTCTTCGAAGCCACCGTCGACGGGCTGAGCAAGGCCGGCGAGGTGCAGCTCTACTTCAGCAATGGCACCAATTTTCCCGGCACCTTCTCCAAGAGGATCAGCGGCACTCAGGCGAATGGCGGCTTTGGCGTGCTGCTGAGCGCCCTGGACTATGACGGCGACCACTGCAGCGACCTCGCGGTCAAGGCCAGTGGACACGGCGGCGGACGCGGACAGGTCTACCTCTACCGCGGCCGACCCTTCTGGAACTCGGACCGGGCCGACGTCGGCGACGGTATCGGCGCCGAGATCATCTTTCACCTGCCGAGCGCTGCGGCGGCGACGGAGCGGCTGGCGATCGGCCTGGGCGCTGCCGACCTCGATGGCGACGGACGCGACGACCTCGCCATGTCGCATTGGATCACCGACGGGCCGCGCTGGTCGACGGTCGCCCTGGCCTACGGCGAGGCCGACGTGCCGCTGATGGAGGGCAGCCTGGCGCCCCGCCAGCGAGAGCTGCCCGCTGACGCTGATTTGCTGCTCAGCGGCGGGAGCTTCGGCGGCCTCTTCGGCGGACGCATTGTCAGGGGCGGTCGACTGAACGACGATCGCTTCGGCGATCTGCTCATCGCCGCCAGCACCGAGCAGGAGGAAGGCGTGCAGCGCGGCGCGCTCTATGTGCTGCTCGGCGCCGCCCGGGGCACGCCGCCTGAACAGCTCGCGCTGACGGATGCGAACCGCGTGCTGCGGATCGGCGGCAGCGCAGCCGAAGGCAACTCGCTCTTCGGTCGACTGCTCTCTGCGGTCGGCGACGTCGACGGCGACGGCGTCAACGAGTTCGCCGCCAGCGATCCGCTGCTCGGCGGCGGCGCAGGCGCCGTCTACCTCTTCAGCCTCCAACCGAGCGTTCCGACCTCGGTGGCGCAAGCCGAGGCCGTGATCCGCAGCGACCTGGTGCCGGCGGCCAACAACAACTTCGGCATCTGGATGGCGGAGGGCATCGTGCCCGGCCACCCCAACGGCGTCGACCTCAACGGCGACGGGCTCGCCGACCTGCTGGTCGGCATGGTGCGCGAAGGCGCGACCGCGGTGGGCTCCGCCCGGCTCTTCTTCGGCAGCCGCGCGGGCCTCGCGGGCCGGCTCGCGAGCAACGCGGACCGCGTCTTCCGACCGGTCTCGGGCGGCACCACGGGCTTCAGCAACCCAAACACCTTCCTCGGCGACATCAACGGCGACGGCTTTCCGGACCTGGTGATCGGCGAGTGGACCTACGACAGCAATCGGGGCCGCATCTTCGTCTACTATTGA
- a CDS encoding PqqD family protein, whose protein sequence is MAIHSTSISAEHYRAAATQVSRRLGDETVLLDLAGSVYYSLNDVGSLVWEQLQTAHTLAELCEVVQARFDVEAAACEADLRQLLNELLERGLVETLEGPIP, encoded by the coding sequence ATGGCGATCCACTCAACGTCGATCAGCGCCGAGCACTATCGGGCTGCCGCCACCCAGGTGTCTCGGCGTCTCGGCGACGAGACCGTCCTGCTCGACCTCGCCGGCAGCGTCTACTACAGCCTGAATGACGTCGGCAGCCTCGTCTGGGAGCAGCTCCAGACCGCGCACACGCTCGCTGAGCTCTGCGAAGTGGTGCAGGCGCGCTTCGACGTCGAGGCGGCCGCCTGTGAGGCCGATCTGCGGCAGCTGCTGAACGAGCTGCTCGAGCGAGGGCTGGTCGAGACGCTCGAGGGCCCGATCCCCTGA
- a CDS encoding Crp/Fnr family transcriptional regulator, whose translation MQDERRTLTHLKKIPLFKELPRPELARLADEGKVSDHRRRRVVYMPGDPGGSVFGIVTGRVKISRVTPDGKELTLAYRLAGELFGENCLFLGEPREEMAETADHTVLIEFPRQLVEELLAAHVELALEMTRTLLERRRALERKIEDLIFKDVNAKLAELLLSLAKRYGLPEPRGTLISVKVTHQEMANLIGSTRETVSLALSQFKRQKLIHLEARRVIIADREALQSLV comes from the coding sequence GTGCAAGACGAACGTCGCACCCTGACTCACCTGAAGAAGATCCCCTTGTTCAAGGAGCTCCCGCGCCCCGAGCTTGCTCGCCTGGCGGATGAGGGCAAGGTCTCAGACCACCGCCGGCGTCGCGTGGTCTACATGCCCGGCGATCCAGGCGGATCGGTCTTCGGCATCGTCACCGGTCGCGTGAAGATCTCGCGCGTCACGCCCGACGGCAAGGAGCTGACGCTGGCCTATCGGCTGGCGGGTGAGCTCTTTGGCGAGAACTGCCTCTTCCTCGGCGAGCCGCGTGAGGAGATGGCCGAGACGGCCGATCACACTGTGCTGATCGAGTTCCCGCGGCAGCTCGTCGAGGAGCTGCTCGCCGCTCACGTCGAGCTCGCCCTCGAGATGACGCGCACGCTGCTCGAGCGGCGACGCGCGCTCGAGCGCAAGATCGAGGACCTGATCTTCAAGGACGTCAACGCGAAGCTGGCCGAGCTGCTGCTGTCGCTAGCCAAGCGCTACGGCCTCCCCGAGCCGCGCGGCACGCTGATCTCGGTCAAGGTCACGCACCAGGAGATGGCCAACCTGATCGGGTCGACGCGCGAGACCGTCAGCTTGGCGCTCTCACAGTTCAAGCGCCAGAAGCTGATCCACCTCGAGGCGCGCCGCGTGATTATCGCCGACCGCGAAGCGCTGCAGTCGCTCGTCTGA
- the prfA gene encoding peptide chain release factor 1 produces MFRKLEQVEARYEELASLLCDPETLGRRDQYLKLAKEHADLRELVETYRQLRAVQQRIEESKALLEDPELRDLARVELEQDRASQSSLEGRLTLLLAPRDPNDDRNVMLEIRGGTGGEEASLFAAELFRMYSRYAERRGWKAEPLSASYSSSGGLKEIIVTITGDRVYSQLKYESGVHRIQRVPVTEAQGRIHTSTATVAMLPEAEEVDVPIVDKDLRIDVMRSGGAGGQHVNTTDSAVRITHLPTNTVVICQDEKSQHKNKARAMRILRTRLLEAESARQAAERSEARRSQIGSGDRSEKIRTYNAPQDRLTDHRIGLTRHNLQGALDGDFQDVIDSLHAHFQAEALKRGAR; encoded by the coding sequence ATGTTTCGCAAGCTCGAACAGGTCGAGGCTCGTTATGAGGAGCTCGCGTCGCTGCTCTGCGACCCGGAGACACTCGGCCGTCGCGACCAGTATCTGAAGCTCGCCAAGGAGCACGCCGACCTGCGCGAGCTGGTCGAGACCTACCGACAGCTGCGCGCCGTGCAGCAGCGCATCGAGGAGAGCAAGGCCCTGCTCGAGGACCCCGAGCTGCGCGACCTGGCGCGGGTCGAGCTCGAGCAGGACCGCGCCAGCCAGAGCTCGCTCGAGGGTCGACTGACGCTGCTGCTCGCGCCCCGCGATCCCAACGACGACCGCAACGTGATGCTCGAGATCCGCGGCGGAACGGGAGGCGAGGAGGCGTCGCTCTTCGCCGCCGAGCTCTTTCGCATGTACAGCCGCTACGCCGAACGCCGCGGCTGGAAGGCCGAGCCGCTCAGCGCCAGCTACAGCAGCTCGGGCGGCCTCAAAGAGATCATTGTCACAATCACGGGCGACCGGGTCTACAGCCAGCTCAAGTACGAGAGCGGCGTGCATCGCATCCAGCGCGTGCCCGTGACCGAGGCCCAGGGACGGATCCATACCTCGACGGCTACCGTCGCGATGCTGCCGGAGGCCGAGGAGGTCGACGTGCCGATCGTCGACAAGGACCTCCGGATCGACGTCATGCGCTCGGGCGGCGCCGGCGGCCAGCACGTCAACACGACCGACAGCGCCGTGCGCATCACGCACCTTCCGACCAACACCGTCGTGATCTGCCAGGACGAGAAGTCCCAGCACAAGAACAAGGCGCGCGCGATGCGCATCTTGCGCACCCGACTGCTCGAGGCCGAGAGCGCGCGGCAGGCCGCCGAGCGCTCGGAGGCGCGCCGCTCGCAAATCGGCAGCGGCGATCGCTCGGAGAAGATCCGCACCTACAACGCTCCCCAGGATCGCCTCACCGATCACCGCATCGGTCTGACGCGCCACAACCTGCAAGGCGCGCTGGACGGCGACTTCCAGGACGTGATCGACAGCCTGCACGCGCACTTCCAGGCCGAGGCGCTGAAGCGGGGCGCGCGTTAG
- a CDS encoding type IIA DNA topoisomerase subunit B: protein MSPKPAARYDESAIQTLDALEHIRLRTGMYIGRVGDGSHAQDGIYVMLKEVVDNAIDEFIMGHGKRVQIARDGRATTVRDFGRGIPLGKLVECVSQINTGGKFNDDVFQFSVGLNGVGTKAVNALSEEFEVQSWRDGRFKRALFRRGRLVEEEEGRDAAQPSGTQVRFIPDLEIFRRYGWQDEYIEQRLDYYAYLNSGLSLSYNGRTFRSKNGLADLLVAELGDEPALYEVVHCRQERVEFALTHTQTYGETYFSFVNGQYTNDGGTHQSAFREGVLKAINEFSKRNFAGEDVRDGLVGTIAVRVQDPVFESQTKNKLGSTDVRPWVMQTVKHELTVWLHKHKEAADALLDKVRSNERIRKELASIKKEARERAKRVAIRIPKLIDCKQHFNDSKQARREETMIFLTEGDSAGGAMVQARDVQTQAIFCLKGKPLNCHGLERDAVYRNEELYNIMQALGLEDGLDGLRYARVVIATDADVDGMHIRNLLLTYFLRYFEELVTKGHVCILETPLFRVRNKQQTIYCYSEAERDAALEQLRGAEVTRFKGLGEIGPQEFNAFIGADARLVAVTVKSLSEVSKTLDFFMGKNTPERRQFIVENLISAP, encoded by the coding sequence ATGAGTCCGAAACCCGCCGCGCGCTACGACGAGAGCGCGATCCAGACCCTCGACGCGCTCGAGCACATCCGCCTGCGTACGGGCATGTACATCGGCCGTGTCGGCGATGGCAGTCACGCGCAGGACGGCATCTACGTGATGCTCAAGGAGGTGGTCGACAACGCGATCGACGAGTTCATCATGGGCCACGGCAAGCGGGTCCAGATCGCGCGCGACGGCCGCGCGACCACCGTGCGCGACTTCGGGCGCGGTATTCCGCTCGGCAAGCTCGTCGAGTGCGTGAGCCAGATCAACACGGGCGGCAAGTTCAACGACGACGTCTTCCAGTTCTCCGTCGGGCTCAACGGCGTGGGCACCAAGGCCGTCAACGCCCTCTCCGAGGAGTTCGAGGTCCAGAGCTGGCGCGACGGGCGCTTCAAGCGGGCGCTCTTTCGCCGCGGGCGCCTGGTCGAGGAGGAGGAAGGGCGCGACGCGGCCCAGCCGAGCGGCACGCAGGTGCGCTTCATTCCGGATCTCGAGATCTTCCGGCGCTATGGCTGGCAGGACGAGTACATCGAGCAGCGGCTCGACTACTACGCCTACCTCAACAGCGGCCTCAGCCTGAGCTACAACGGTCGCACCTTTCGCAGCAAGAACGGGCTGGCCGACCTGCTGGTCGCCGAGCTGGGCGACGAGCCGGCGCTCTACGAGGTCGTCCACTGTCGCCAGGAGCGCGTGGAGTTCGCGCTGACCCACACCCAGACCTACGGCGAGACCTACTTCAGCTTCGTCAACGGGCAGTACACCAACGACGGCGGCACGCACCAGAGCGCCTTCCGCGAGGGCGTGCTGAAGGCGATCAACGAGTTCTCAAAGCGTAATTTCGCCGGGGAGGACGTGCGTGACGGGCTGGTCGGTACGATCGCCGTGCGCGTGCAAGATCCCGTCTTCGAGAGCCAGACCAAGAACAAGCTCGGATCGACCGACGTGCGCCCGTGGGTGATGCAGACGGTCAAGCACGAGCTGACCGTCTGGTTGCACAAGCATAAGGAGGCCGCCGACGCGCTGCTCGACAAGGTGCGCTCGAACGAACGTATTCGCAAGGAGCTGGCGTCGATCAAGAAGGAGGCGCGGGAGCGGGCCAAGCGGGTCGCGATCCGCATCCCGAAGCTGATCGACTGCAAGCAGCACTTCAACGATTCGAAGCAGGCGCGCCGCGAAGAGACGATGATCTTCCTCACCGAGGGCGACTCGGCGGGGGGCGCGATGGTCCAGGCGCGTGACGTGCAGACGCAGGCGATCTTCTGCCTCAAGGGCAAGCCGCTCAACTGCCATGGCCTCGAGCGCGACGCCGTCTATCGCAACGAGGAACTCTACAACATCATGCAGGCGCTGGGCCTCGAGGACGGTCTCGACGGGCTGCGCTACGCGCGCGTCGTGATTGCCACCGACGCCGACGTCGACGGCATGCACATCCGCAATCTGCTGCTGACCTACTTCCTGCGCTACTTCGAGGAGCTCGTCACCAAGGGCCACGTCTGTATCCTCGAGACCCCGCTCTTCCGCGTGCGCAACAAGCAGCAGACGATCTACTGCTACAGCGAGGCGGAGCGCGACGCCGCGCTCGAGCAGCTGCGCGGCGCGGAGGTCACGCGCTTCAAGGGGTTGGGCGAGATCGGGCCGCAGGAGTTCAACGCCTTCATCGGCGCCGACGCGCGCCTCGTCGCCGTGACGGTCAAGAGCCTGAGCGAGGTCAGCAAGACGCTCGACTTCTTCATGGGCAAGAACACCCCGGAGCGGCGGCAGTTCATCGTCGAGAACCTGATCAGCGCGCCCTAG
- a CDS encoding lasso RiPP family leader peptide-containing protein has product MSKDPPLDRPSQERPSRGERRPYHAPRLVRHGTVRELTQASDEGPGDLGQGPSGT; this is encoded by the coding sequence ATGAGCAAGGACCCTCCACTGGACCGTCCGAGCCAAGAGAGGCCGAGCCGAGGCGAGCGGCGTCCCTATCACGCGCCGCGGCTGGTGCGCCACGGCACCGTGCGCGAGCTGACCCAAGCCTCAGACGAGGGACCGGGCGACCTCGGCCAGGGTCCCAGCGGCACCTAG
- a CDS encoding DNA topoisomerase IV subunit A, whose product MSSLEPLMRQNFLEYASYVIVDRAIPELYDGLKPVQRRLLYTLWGADDGRFHKVANIIGETMKLHPHGDASIGEALVVLANKELFIEKQGNFGSVLTGHRAAAPRYIECRLTDLARETMFSEAVTDYVSSYDGRKQEPVALPAKLPVALLLGNEGIAVGMATRVLPHNLCELWRAQIAVLRDEPFRLLPDFPGGGLMDASEYDDGRGRVRVRACLEERGDKKLAITAVPYGTTTESVIASIEAAAQKGRVKIAAIDDFTAEKVEIEITLPRGVTTAEVVPQLYAYSECEVSCNSNMVMIRERRPVELTVSETLRLLTTQLKALLKAELEHELGQLEDRRHWLTLEQIFIEQRVYKRLESAKTEALLRSETYSGMAPYGDRFIRPMVDEDVARLLALPIRRISAFDIEKHRRTIGEVEARIKAARGKLRNLIKTTIGYVEGLLEKYGARYPRRTVITTFDTVDKKAVARQNVKVSYDPAESFFGSAVRGSEYQLTVSEYDRILAISSDGSYRIMAPPEKVLLPAKVIYCQLFDQEQGAAFLVIYRDAQRIAYGKRVRIQRFVRDREYQLIKDAGGRIDLLLPETAQGQLQLRYPPAKRQRVNESVVALAEIPLVGVAARGQRLAPKPVAKVVWLRSSER is encoded by the coding sequence ATGAGCAGCCTCGAGCCGCTGATGCGGCAGAATTTCCTCGAGTACGCGAGCTACGTCATCGTCGATCGCGCGATCCCCGAGCTCTACGATGGACTGAAGCCGGTGCAGCGCCGGTTGCTCTACACGCTCTGGGGGGCCGACGACGGTCGCTTTCACAAGGTCGCCAACATCATCGGCGAGACGATGAAGCTCCACCCGCATGGCGACGCCTCGATCGGCGAGGCGTTGGTCGTGCTGGCGAACAAGGAGCTCTTCATCGAGAAGCAGGGCAACTTCGGCTCGGTGCTGACGGGCCACCGCGCCGCGGCGCCGCGATACATCGAGTGTCGGCTGACAGACCTCGCGCGCGAGACGATGTTCAGCGAGGCCGTCACCGACTACGTCTCGAGCTACGACGGCCGCAAGCAGGAGCCCGTGGCGCTGCCGGCGAAGTTGCCCGTGGCGCTGCTGTTGGGCAACGAGGGCATCGCGGTCGGCATGGCGACCCGCGTCTTGCCGCATAACCTCTGCGAGCTCTGGCGGGCGCAGATCGCGGTGCTGCGCGACGAGCCCTTCAGGCTGCTGCCGGACTTCCCCGGCGGCGGCCTGATGGACGCCTCAGAGTACGACGATGGCCGCGGCCGGGTGCGCGTGCGGGCCTGCCTCGAGGAGCGGGGCGACAAGAAGCTGGCGATCACCGCGGTGCCCTATGGCACAACCACCGAGAGCGTGATCGCCTCGATCGAGGCCGCGGCGCAGAAGGGCCGGGTCAAGATCGCGGCGATCGACGACTTCACCGCTGAAAAGGTCGAGATCGAGATCACGCTGCCGCGCGGTGTAACGACCGCTGAGGTCGTGCCCCAGCTCTATGCCTACAGCGAGTGCGAGGTCAGCTGTAACTCCAACATGGTGATGATTCGTGAGCGCCGCCCCGTCGAGCTGACGGTGAGCGAGACGCTGCGCCTGCTGACCACGCAGCTCAAGGCGCTGCTGAAGGCGGAGCTGGAGCATGAGCTCGGGCAGCTCGAGGACCGGCGCCATTGGCTGACGCTCGAGCAGATCTTCATCGAGCAGCGGGTCTACAAGCGGCTGGAGAGCGCCAAGACGGAGGCGCTGCTGCGCAGCGAGACCTACAGCGGGATGGCTCCCTACGGCGATCGCTTCATCCGGCCGATGGTCGACGAGGATGTCGCGCGGCTGCTGGCGCTGCCGATTCGCCGCATCTCGGCCTTCGACATCGAGAAGCATCGGCGGACGATCGGCGAGGTCGAGGCGCGCATCAAGGCGGCGCGAGGCAAGCTGCGCAACCTGATCAAGACGACGATCGGCTACGTCGAGGGGCTGCTCGAGAAGTACGGCGCGCGCTATCCGCGGCGCACGGTGATCACGACCTTCGACACGGTCGACAAGAAGGCCGTAGCGCGGCAAAACGTCAAGGTCAGCTACGATCCGGCGGAGTCGTTCTTCGGCTCGGCGGTGCGCGGCAGCGAGTACCAGCTGACGGTCAGCGAGTACGACCGTATCCTTGCGATCTCCAGCGACGGCTCCTACCGCATCATGGCGCCACCAGAGAAGGTCCTGCTGCCGGCGAAGGTGATCTACTGCCAGCTCTTCGACCAGGAGCAGGGGGCCGCCTTCCTCGTGATCTACCGCGACGCGCAGCGCATCGCCTATGGCAAGCGGGTGCGGATCCAGCGCTTCGTCCGCGATCGCGAGTACCAGCTGATCAAGGACGCCGGAGGGCGGATCGATCTCCTCTTGCCGGAGACGGCGCAGGGCCAGCTGCAGCTCCGCTACCCGCCCGCGAAGCGCCAGCGCGTCAACGAGAGCGTCGTCGCGTTGGCGGAGATCCCCCTCGTCGGGGTCGCCGCGCGCGGCCAGCGCCTGGCGCCCAAGCCGGTGGCCAAGGTCGTGTGGTTGCGGAGCAGCGAGCGCTGA
- a CDS encoding electron transfer flavoprotein subunit alpha/FixB family protein, translating to MPNVLVVAEAQHGVLRSASLNAVSLGRALVTASSGGTLTALLVGKDLAAAAAELARYPVDQVLTVDHPALASYLAESYAPVVAAVAKQLGAEHVAATATSTGKDLLPRVAALLEAGMASEVSAVVSPRRFKRPMLAGNAIGLVEVSTSCVVVTGRQTEWPAAQPAAAPAPIAAAPVQPGSTLGAEVVGIAELARERPELTEARVVVTGGRGLGSGENFKHIEALADVLGGAVGATRAACDAGMVPNDLQVGQTGKVVAPELYIAIGVSGAIQHLAGMKSSRVIVAINKNPEAPIFQVADYGLVAKWEDTVDALTAKLRALGPA from the coding sequence ATGCCCAACGTACTCGTCGTCGCCGAAGCGCAGCACGGTGTGCTGCGCTCAGCCTCGCTGAACGCGGTTTCCCTCGGACGCGCGCTGGTCACCGCCAGCTCGGGCGGCACGCTGACGGCGCTCTTGGTCGGCAAGGACCTCGCGGCCGCCGCCGCGGAGCTCGCGCGCTACCCCGTCGACCAGGTGCTCACCGTCGACCACCCGGCGCTGGCAAGCTACCTCGCGGAGAGCTACGCCCCGGTGGTCGCCGCCGTAGCCAAGCAGCTCGGCGCCGAGCACGTCGCCGCGACGGCGACCTCGACCGGCAAGGACCTCCTGCCTCGCGTCGCAGCGCTGCTCGAGGCGGGCATGGCCTCCGAGGTCTCGGCGGTCGTCAGTCCGCGCCGTTTCAAGCGCCCGATGCTCGCCGGTAACGCGATCGGCCTGGTCGAGGTTTCGACCAGCTGCGTGGTCGTCACGGGGCGGCAGACCGAGTGGCCGGCAGCGCAGCCCGCTGCCGCGCCAGCCCCGATCGCGGCCGCACCGGTGCAACCCGGCTCCACCCTCGGCGCGGAGGTCGTGGGGATCGCCGAGCTCGCCCGCGAGCGTCCGGAGCTGACCGAGGCGCGGGTCGTGGTCACCGGCGGCCGAGGCCTCGGTTCCGGCGAGAACTTCAAGCACATCGAGGCCCTCGCCGATGTGCTCGGTGGGGCTGTCGGCGCCACCCGCGCCGCCTGCGACGCCGGTATGGTGCCCAACGATCTCCAGGTCGGACAGACGGGCAAGGTGGTCGCGCCGGAGCTCTATATCGCGATCGGCGTCAGCGGCGCGATCCAGCACCTGGCCGGGATGAAGAGCTCGAGGGTCATCGTCGCGATCAATAAGAACCCGGAGGCGCCGATCTTCCAGGTCGCCGACTACGGGCTGGTGGCCAAGTGGGAGGACACCGTCGACGCGCTGACGGCCAAGCTGCGCGCCCTCGGACCGGCCTGA